In Nocardia asteroides, the following proteins share a genomic window:
- the gluQRS gene encoding tRNA glutamyl-Q(34) synthetase GluQRS, giving the protein MGAVPTSPSPGAGRYAPSPSGELHVGNLRTAILAWLFARTTGRRFVLRVDDLDRVRPGAAERQLDDLAAIGIDWDGPVVCQSERLPTYAAAVAELTAAGRTYECFCTRREIQQAATAPHGPMGAYPGTCRHLTARQRAARRAEGRPAAVRLRADVADYTVTDLLHGEYRGAVDDLVLRRGDGIPAYNLTVVVDDHAQGVDQVVRGDDLLPSTPRQAYLADLLGLPAPIYAHVPLVLNQEGKRLAKRDGAVSLSDQRALGNTPEDVVAAIAASLGYTARTTAELREVFDATHVPGKPWILEPIGLFRTEGCP; this is encoded by the coding sequence ATGGGCGCGGTGCCAACGAGCCCCTCCCCCGGCGCAGGCCGGTACGCCCCGAGCCCGTCGGGCGAACTGCACGTGGGCAATCTGCGGACCGCGATCCTGGCCTGGCTCTTCGCCCGTACCACCGGACGCCGCTTCGTCCTGCGCGTCGACGATCTCGACCGGGTCCGCCCCGGCGCCGCCGAACGCCAGCTCGACGACCTCGCCGCCATCGGCATCGACTGGGACGGCCCGGTAGTCTGTCAGTCCGAGCGGCTGCCGACCTACGCGGCGGCTGTCGCCGAACTCACCGCGGCCGGGCGCACCTATGAATGCTTCTGCACCAGACGCGAAATCCAGCAGGCCGCCACGGCACCGCACGGCCCGATGGGCGCCTACCCCGGCACCTGCCGCCACCTCACCGCGCGGCAGCGCGCCGCCAGACGGGCCGAAGGACGGCCCGCGGCAGTGCGATTGCGCGCCGACGTGGCCGACTACACCGTCACCGACCTGCTGCACGGCGAGTATCGCGGCGCCGTCGACGATCTGGTGCTGCGCCGCGGCGACGGCATCCCCGCCTACAACCTCACCGTCGTCGTGGACGACCACGCGCAGGGCGTCGACCAGGTGGTCCGCGGCGACGACCTGCTCCCGTCCACGCCCCGACAGGCCTACCTCGCCGATCTGCTCGGGCTGCCGGCGCCGATCTACGCCCATGTCCCGCTCGTCCTCAATCAGGAGGGCAAGCGCCTGGCCAAACGCGACGGGGCCGTGAGCCTTTCGGATCAGCGCGCGCTGGGCAACACGCCCGAGGACGTGGTGGCCGCGATCGCCGCCTCCCTCGGCTACACCGCGCGCACGACAGCCGAGCTCCGCGAAGTTTTCGACGCCACACATGTACCGGGAAAACCATGGATACTCGAGCCCATCGGGTTGTTCCGCACAGAGGGATGTCCGTAA
- a CDS encoding DUF309 domain-containing protein: MISRDRDAAGRARNDRPRDRLGRPLPPGSAGVARIPDDLELGPQQTLTFAQQLLDDGLAFNAHEVLEAAWKNGPVAERMLWQGLAQYAVGITHIQRGNAKGAGTLLRRASERLDTYPANAQQHGVDRAGLVAHARTLLAALDAGADIAEDQLRPRLCVAPA; encoded by the coding sequence ATGATCTCCCGTGACCGCGACGCCGCAGGTCGTGCCCGCAACGACCGCCCCAGGGACCGACTCGGCAGGCCGCTGCCGCCCGGCAGTGCCGGAGTCGCCCGAATTCCGGACGACCTCGAGCTGGGCCCCCAGCAAACTCTCACCTTCGCTCAGCAACTGCTGGACGATGGTTTGGCATTCAACGCCCACGAGGTTTTGGAGGCGGCGTGGAAGAACGGGCCGGTAGCCGAACGGATGCTCTGGCAGGGACTGGCGCAGTACGCGGTCGGCATCACCCACATCCAGCGGGGCAACGCCAAGGGCGCGGGTACTCTCCTGCGCCGCGCGAGCGAGCGGCTCGACACCTATCCGGCGAATGCCCAGCAGCACGGGGTGGACCGCGCCGGGCTCGTGGCGCACGCGCGCACCCTGCTGGCCGCGCTCGACGCGGGTGCCGACATCGCCGAGGACCAGCTGCGGCCCCGGCTGTGTGTCGCGCCCGCCTAG
- a CDS encoding DUF397 domain-containing protein, with the protein MEVDVTDAVWRKSTYSGPDGNCVEVAFLAGGNVAVRDTKDRGRGPVLAFGPGEWRAFLDDVTAGEFARG; encoded by the coding sequence GTGGAGGTTGATGTGACGGACGCTGTGTGGCGGAAGAGCACCTACAGCGGACCCGATGGGAACTGCGTGGAAGTGGCCTTTCTCGCCGGCGGCAATGTCGCGGTCCGCGACACCAAGGACCGCGGTCGCGGTCCCGTGCTGGCCTTCGGACCGGGAGAGTGGCGGGCGTTCCTAGACGACGTCACCGCGGGAGAGTTCGCGCGCGGCTGA
- a CDS encoding wax ester/triacylglycerol synthase domain-containing protein, with amino-acid sequence MTTMAPRDATMFWLSRRSANDVFLLYCFAETVTTTAELRAFLGARSAGIPELRIRVREIPGNLDYPRWEPAEFTSQQFVHHRPAGLRWPVLLDRVGDLLGTAVDATESAWRVHVFRQVLDAPAATGPVLVAVLQVSHALADGTRAATLARQLFTASEVIPRGSGVVVDNSANPPVKPVKTPAQPVDYRGRICVRSVGTGGVRVLGALSFPQRVVRTAWRGRAAYLAQRELAERTARGEVPAATTGFAPSALNPAERVGVFDHRVRMLVVDAARMRVPGRTVTVVALTAISQALSRYLGERGARPARLGTALPMALPGASTAHNHYRGLSIDLHIDEPDLARRAALIADDLASRRERALNPLLDSQNRVGDMVPAALAARDVARAELDSVPDALDGNTVVSSVYRGAADLAFADAPVLFTGGFPALGTVMHLTHGVHGIGETIALSVHFDVAVLADPDRYLELLAEALAAVVAAHHPETGRADPAASS; translated from the coding sequence ATGACCACGATGGCCCCGCGCGACGCGACGATGTTCTGGTTGTCGCGCCGCTCCGCCAATGATGTGTTCCTGCTCTACTGCTTCGCCGAAACGGTCACCACCACAGCCGAACTCCGCGCTTTCCTCGGCGCGCGTTCCGCGGGTATTCCGGAACTGCGGATCCGGGTCCGGGAGATTCCGGGCAACCTCGACTATCCGCGATGGGAGCCCGCCGAATTCACGTCCCAGCAATTCGTGCACCACCGGCCTGCCGGGCTGCGCTGGCCGGTGCTCCTGGACCGGGTCGGTGATCTGCTCGGTACGGCGGTGGACGCCACCGAAAGCGCTTGGCGTGTCCATGTTTTCCGTCAGGTCCTCGACGCGCCCGCGGCGACGGGGCCGGTGCTCGTGGCAGTGCTCCAGGTGTCACACGCGCTGGCCGACGGCACGCGGGCGGCGACCCTCGCTCGACAGTTGTTCACAGCATCCGAAGTTATCCCCAGGGGTTCCGGTGTGGTTGTGGACAACTCGGCAAATCCCCCGGTCAAGCCTGTGAAAACTCCGGCACAACCTGTGGATTACCGGGGGCGGATCTGTGTACGGTCAGTAGGAACAGGCGGCGTGAGAGTTCTTGGGGCGCTGAGTTTTCCCCAGCGGGTCGTCCGCACCGCCTGGCGTGGCCGGGCCGCGTACCTGGCGCAGCGGGAACTGGCCGAGCGCACCGCGCGGGGCGAGGTACCCGCGGCGACAACGGGGTTCGCGCCGAGCGCGTTGAACCCGGCCGAGCGGGTGGGCGTGTTCGACCATCGGGTGCGGATGCTCGTCGTCGACGCCGCGCGTATGCGGGTGCCCGGCCGCACGGTCACCGTCGTCGCCCTGACCGCGATCTCCCAGGCGCTGTCGCGCTATCTGGGCGAACGCGGTGCGCGGCCCGCCCGGCTCGGCACCGCCCTGCCGATGGCGCTGCCCGGTGCGAGTACCGCGCACAACCACTACCGCGGCCTGTCGATCGACCTGCACATCGACGAACCCGACCTCGCCCGCCGGGCCGCCCTGATCGCAGACGACCTCGCGTCCCGCCGCGAGCGCGCGCTGAATCCGTTGCTCGACAGCCAGAATCGGGTCGGTGACATGGTGCCCGCCGCGCTGGCCGCACGTGACGTAGCGCGGGCCGAGCTGGACAGTGTCCCGGACGCGCTGGACGGCAACACCGTGGTCTCCAGCGTCTACCGGGGGGCGGCCGATCTCGCCTTCGCCGACGCTCCGGTCCTGTTCACCGGTGGCTTTCCCGCGCTCGGCACTGTCATGCACCTGACCCACGGCGTGCACGGGATCGGCGAAACCATCGCGCTGTCGGTGCATTTCGATGTCGCGGTCCTGGCGGATCCGGACCGCTATCTGGAGCTGCTCGCCGAAGCGCTCGCGGCCGTCGTCGCCGCGCACCATCCGGAGACCGGTCGCGCCGACCCGGCGGCGTCGAGCTGA
- a CDS encoding helix-turn-helix domain-containing protein, with protein sequence MSSRGEQGNGETTVVGARLRQLREESGLSLSALATRVPYSRAALGHYETGTRAAPSEVIAWYERVHAESVPVLPAARRRDPRAADTALAAAIAARHGAARPLIEIDHPHQAGTSYFCPFRIDGVIEGAAAGIDPATAVHSALRAVGIELDRPRP encoded by the coding sequence ATGTCCAGTCGGGGCGAGCAGGGGAACGGCGAAACCACCGTCGTCGGGGCACGTTTGCGACAACTCCGTGAGGAATCCGGGCTGTCCCTATCCGCGCTCGCCACGCGCGTCCCGTACAGCCGGGCGGCGCTGGGACACTACGAAACCGGCACGCGCGCAGCGCCGTCCGAGGTGATCGCGTGGTACGAACGGGTACACGCCGAATCGGTGCCGGTGCTGCCCGCCGCCCGCAGGCGTGATCCACGCGCGGCCGACACTGCCCTCGCCGCGGCGATCGCCGCCCGGCACGGCGCCGCCCGGCCGCTCATCGAGATCGACCACCCGCACCAGGCCGGGACCAGCTATTTCTGCCCCTTCCGCATCGACGGCGTGATCGAGGGCGCCGCGGCGGGCATCGACCCGGCCACGGCGGTGCACTCGGCGTTGCGGGCCGTCGGCATCGAGCTCGACCGCCCACGCCCTTGA
- a CDS encoding helix-turn-helix domain-containing protein — protein sequence MNTGTGKVIQERRRLLGLSQPALATAIGVSSRQITRYESEEQSPTLPVAIRLADALQISLAELAGIVDNRIDLAGRWWAAWQKAANHGDEVEVTPVTIRHEGDHLLIDSAAEAAAAQDDPAAQMRGEMRVWDGDALTGWVRGMDIARPIGTIYYSLHPQGAHAVGSWTTKSGADGVVRGWSALAREKSDAEKLLSELVRTDGTVESWPGSARSA from the coding sequence ATGAACACCGGGACGGGGAAGGTGATCCAGGAGCGGCGGCGGCTGCTCGGGCTGTCGCAGCCCGCGCTCGCCACCGCGATCGGGGTGAGCTCGCGACAGATCACCCGGTACGAATCGGAGGAACAGTCGCCGACGCTGCCGGTGGCGATCCGGTTGGCCGACGCGCTGCAGATCTCGCTGGCCGAGCTGGCCGGCATCGTGGACAACCGCATCGATCTGGCGGGCCGCTGGTGGGCAGCCTGGCAGAAAGCGGCGAATCACGGCGACGAGGTCGAGGTAACGCCGGTGACCATCCGGCACGAGGGCGACCATCTGCTGATCGATTCGGCCGCCGAAGCCGCTGCGGCGCAGGACGACCCGGCCGCCCAGATGCGGGGCGAGATGCGGGTCTGGGACGGCGACGCGCTCACCGGCTGGGTACGCGGCATGGACATCGCCCGCCCGATCGGCACGATCTACTACTCCCTGCACCCCCAGGGCGCTCATGCCGTGGGCTCGTGGACGACGAAATCCGGCGCCGACGGTGTCGTGCGCGGATGGAGCGCCCTGGCCAGGGAGAAGTCCGACGCGGAGAAACTCCTGTCGGAATTGGTCCGCACCGACGGCACGGTGGAGTCGTGGCCGGGGAGCGCACGCTCGGCCTGA
- a CDS encoding threonine/serine exporter family protein, which yields MSVDPEAEGDGDTITERRGLRGRWRLRRPFVLPLRRATADNIPIAPTPLQPIDLTDDAEVAQVLDLAVRVGEVVLAAGTGVVDTSAQVRFIASTYGLHNCDIDVTFDAIRIWADRGALLPPASDMRVVKYRSLDFTRLAAVDRLTRRIRTQVVPVDQAHAALDEIVHGSHPYPRWVSTAGWSLLAAAIAVLLGGGALLAVISFATTALIDVVNRALHQLGLPIFFQHIVGGVLAATPAIALSAVSEHWRADAALIVAAGITVLLSGQQLVGSVQDAITGAPITAAARMLEVVMMTGGIVAGIGLALRISTLLGIKVPEIAAGAGRDTEFLALKLSAGAVAAIAFALACYAERRALFAAGLSGAAGTVAYLVVQDIGFGPVVASGMAATLVGLAGGLMAREALTPPLVVAVAGITPLLPGLKVYRGLYALLEDETLLGFGQILGAFGVGCALAAGVVLGEWFDRLLSRRGAPRDFDPTYTSDR from the coding sequence ATGAGTGTGGACCCGGAAGCGGAAGGCGACGGCGACACGATCACCGAACGCCGAGGTCTGCGGGGGCGCTGGCGGCTGCGCAGGCCGTTCGTGCTGCCGTTGCGGCGCGCCACCGCGGACAACATTCCCATCGCCCCCACGCCGCTGCAGCCGATCGACCTGACCGACGACGCGGAAGTGGCGCAGGTGCTCGATCTCGCGGTCCGGGTCGGGGAGGTGGTGCTGGCGGCGGGCACCGGTGTCGTCGACACCTCGGCGCAGGTCCGCTTCATCGCCTCCACCTACGGTCTGCACAACTGCGACATCGACGTCACCTTCGACGCCATCCGCATCTGGGCCGACCGGGGGGCGCTGCTGCCGCCCGCCAGCGACATGCGGGTGGTGAAGTACCGTTCGCTCGACTTCACCCGGCTGGCCGCCGTCGACCGGCTGACGCGGCGGATCCGCACCCAGGTGGTCCCCGTCGACCAGGCGCACGCGGCGCTCGACGAGATCGTCCACGGGTCACACCCGTATCCGCGCTGGGTGTCGACGGCGGGCTGGTCGCTGCTGGCCGCGGCGATCGCGGTGCTGCTCGGGGGCGGGGCGCTGCTGGCCGTCATCAGTTTCGCCACCACCGCGCTGATCGACGTGGTGAACCGGGCGCTGCACCAGCTGGGTCTGCCGATCTTCTTCCAGCACATCGTCGGCGGTGTGCTCGCGGCCACGCCCGCGATCGCGCTCTCGGCGGTCAGCGAGCACTGGCGCGCCGACGCCGCGCTGATCGTCGCCGCGGGAATCACGGTGCTGCTCAGTGGGCAGCAGCTGGTCGGTTCGGTGCAGGACGCCATCACCGGCGCGCCGATCACGGCGGCGGCGCGAATGCTGGAAGTGGTGATGATGACCGGCGGCATCGTCGCCGGTATCGGTCTGGCACTGCGGATCTCGACCCTGCTCGGGATCAAGGTGCCCGAGATCGCGGCGGGCGCGGGGCGCGACACCGAATTCCTCGCGCTCAAACTGAGCGCCGGTGCGGTGGCCGCGATCGCGTTCGCCCTGGCCTGTTACGCGGAGCGGCGGGCGCTGTTCGCGGCCGGGCTCAGCGGCGCGGCGGGCACCGTGGCCTACCTGGTGGTGCAGGACATCGGCTTCGGCCCCGTGGTCGCCTCGGGCATGGCGGCCACGCTGGTCGGCCTGGCCGGTGGTCTGATGGCGCGCGAGGCGCTCACGCCGCCGCTGGTCGTCGCGGTCGCGGGCATCACGCCGCTGCTGCCGGGTCTGAAGGTGTACCGCGGGCTGTACGCCCTGCTCGAGGACGAGACGCTGCTCGGATTCGGGCAGATCCTCGGTGCCTTCGGCGTCGGCTGCGCGCTGGCGGCCGGTGTCGTCCTCGGTGAATGGTTCGACCGATTGCTGAGCCGCCGCGGCGCCCCGCGCGACTTCGATCCGACCTACACCAGCGACCGCTGA
- a CDS encoding DUF5994 family protein, translated as MNTAPDTSIGRDAAGPIRLMLRDRHATTGAIDGAWWPRTDQPMTELHQLVQAVSPRIGKLARLGFDWNAVESGSAAASAQPSRIMHLVGSNGAALALLVIPAATEAPAARSQMRWAAGKPRIQDPAPAETAADGPRPLVQT; from the coding sequence GTGAACACAGCACCTGACACGAGCATCGGCCGCGACGCGGCCGGGCCGATCCGGCTGATGCTGCGAGATCGCCATGCCACCACCGGCGCGATCGACGGCGCCTGGTGGCCCCGCACCGACCAGCCGATGACCGAGCTGCACCAGCTGGTGCAGGCGGTGTCCCCGCGGATCGGCAAGCTCGCCCGGCTCGGATTCGACTGGAACGCGGTCGAATCCGGTTCCGCGGCCGCCAGTGCCCAGCCCTCGCGCATCATGCACCTGGTCGGCAGCAACGGCGCCGCGCTCGCACTGCTCGTCATCCCGGCCGCCACCGAGGCGCCCGCCGCGCGCAGCCAGATGCGCTGGGCGGCGGGCAAACCGCGCATCCAGGACCCGGCTCCCGCCGAGACGGCGGCCGACGGTCCGCGGCCGCTCGTCCAGACCTAG
- a CDS encoding TetR/AcrR family transcriptional regulator: protein MEHVVGTARTPRSRWVEEGLSVLAESGVDAVRVEVLAKRIGVTKGGFYGYFADRDALLTELLDEWEREAVDQVLERVEPVSADPKAKARLAAVLTFSSDRLLPIDLAIRAWARRDDAVAQRLRRVDNARIALLRETIGVFFSDPDEVEARSLLAFCAVIGGHFLAADHEGRSRLDVLARAADVLFDPPDR, encoded by the coding sequence GTGGAACACGTCGTGGGCACCGCGCGAACGCCACGGTCGAGATGGGTCGAGGAAGGCCTGTCGGTGCTGGCCGAATCCGGCGTCGACGCGGTGCGGGTGGAGGTGCTGGCCAAGCGGATCGGCGTCACCAAGGGCGGGTTCTACGGGTACTTCGCCGATCGCGACGCGCTGCTGACCGAACTGCTCGACGAATGGGAACGCGAGGCCGTCGACCAGGTGCTCGAGCGGGTCGAACCCGTGAGCGCGGACCCGAAGGCCAAGGCGCGCCTGGCCGCCGTGCTCACCTTCAGCAGCGACCGGCTGCTGCCGATCGACCTCGCCATCCGCGCCTGGGCCCGTCGCGACGACGCCGTCGCACAGCGGCTGCGCCGGGTCGACAACGCGCGAATAGCCTTGCTGCGCGAGACGATCGGCGTGTTCTTCTCCGATCCCGACGAGGTGGAGGCGCGCAGTCTGCTCGCCTTCTGCGCGGTGATCGGCGGGCACTTCCTGGCCGCCGACCACGAGGGCCGCAGCAGACTCGATGTGCTCGCCCGAGCCGCCGACGTGCTCTTCGATCCCCCCGATCGCTAG
- a CDS encoding aminotransferase class I/II-fold pyridoxal phosphate-dependent enzyme, giving the protein MPRQTQIGLMSHAELVSEHESQTANYATLKTEKLTLDLTRGKPSPEQLDLSASLLSLPGDGDFRDAAGTDCRNYGGLDGLPELRAIFGELLGIPVEQLIAGNNASLELMHDNIVFAMLYGTPDSPRRWAAEETIKWLCPAPGYDRHFAITEALGIEMITVPMNNDGPDTGAIATLLANDPQIKGLWAVPNYANPTGAVFSEEVVRELVSMKAAAPDFRLFWDNAYAVHPLTDTAAPVLDVLGMAAAAGNPNRPLVFASTSKITFAGAGVSFFGASKANLDWYLSHASKKSIGPDKLNQLRHLRFFTDAEGVREHMQKHRRLLEPKFALVRRILEDRLGASKVASWTEPKGGYFISLDVLEGTASRVIALAKDAGIALTAAGSAFPYRNDPEDKNIRIAPSFPQLPELEKAMDGLATCVLLAATEKLLEQH; this is encoded by the coding sequence ATGCCCCGGCAAACGCAGATCGGTTTGATGAGCCACGCGGAACTCGTGTCCGAGCACGAGTCCCAGACCGCGAATTACGCGACGCTCAAGACCGAGAAGCTCACGCTGGACCTCACCCGAGGTAAGCCCTCGCCGGAGCAACTCGATTTATCCGCGTCCCTGCTCTCCCTGCCGGGCGACGGCGACTTCCGCGACGCGGCGGGCACCGACTGCCGCAACTACGGCGGACTCGACGGCCTGCCGGAACTGCGCGCCATCTTCGGCGAGCTGCTCGGCATCCCGGTCGAGCAGCTGATCGCGGGCAACAACGCCAGCCTCGAGCTCATGCACGACAACATCGTCTTCGCGATGCTCTACGGCACGCCCGACTCGCCGCGCCGCTGGGCCGCCGAGGAGACGATCAAGTGGCTGTGTCCGGCCCCCGGCTACGACCGCCACTTCGCGATCACCGAGGCCCTCGGCATCGAGATGATCACCGTCCCGATGAACAACGACGGCCCCGACACCGGCGCCATCGCGACGCTGCTGGCGAACGATCCGCAGATCAAGGGTCTGTGGGCGGTGCCCAACTACGCCAACCCGACCGGCGCGGTGTTCTCCGAAGAGGTTGTCCGCGAACTCGTTTCGATGAAGGCGGCCGCGCCCGACTTCCGGCTGTTCTGGGACAACGCGTACGCGGTGCACCCGCTCACCGACACCGCGGCGCCGGTGCTCGACGTACTCGGCATGGCCGCGGCGGCGGGCAACCCGAACCGGCCGCTGGTCTTCGCCTCCACCTCCAAGATCACCTTCGCCGGCGCGGGCGTGAGCTTCTTCGGCGCGTCCAAGGCGAACCTGGACTGGTACCTGAGCCACGCCTCGAAGAAGAGCATCGGCCCCGACAAGCTCAACCAGCTGCGCCACCTGCGCTTCTTCACCGACGCCGAGGGCGTGCGCGAGCACATGCAGAAGCACCGCAGGCTGCTCGAGCCGAAGTTCGCGCTGGTGCGCCGGATCCTCGAGGACCGCCTCGGCGCCTCCAAGGTGGCGTCCTGGACCGAGCCCAAGGGCGGTTACTTCATCAGCCTCGACGTGCTCGAAGGCACCGCGTCCCGGGTGATCGCGCTGGCCAAGGACGCGGGCATCGCCCTCACCGCGGCGGGCTCGGCGTTCCCGTACCGCAATGACCCCGAGGACAAGAACATCCGCATCGCCCCCTCCTTCCCGCAGCTGCCGGAGCTGGAGAAGGCGATGGACGGGCTGGCCACCTGCGTGCTGCTGGCCGCCACCGAGAAGCTGCTCGAGCAGCACTGA
- a CDS encoding methyltransferase domain-containing protein — translation MTDYTPRPDRFDQAGQDQLIDAHDLEVTQPGMRRLRAWSHDALALQPGESALDIGSGTGSEVFAFADAVGPTGTAVGVEPDPHLIASAQRRASERGSTASFATGDAYGLPFGNDSFDAVLCERVFQHLTAPARAATELARVLRPGGRVVVVDSDWATAIVHPGDPRVVRAVIETLISSTTNPLSGRRLPGLLSGAGLVVDEIGSHALVQDRSVGAGALVSRIAGLAVLRGVITPAERDQLVADLQAGADRGDVHISVTMFGVLAHKPR, via the coding sequence ATGACCGACTACACCCCTCGCCCTGACCGCTTCGATCAAGCGGGCCAGGACCAACTGATCGACGCCCACGACCTGGAGGTCACCCAGCCCGGGATGCGCAGGCTACGCGCCTGGAGTCACGACGCGCTGGCTCTCCAGCCCGGGGAGAGCGCGCTCGACATCGGCTCCGGCACCGGATCGGAGGTGTTCGCCTTCGCCGACGCCGTCGGCCCCACCGGGACCGCCGTCGGCGTCGAACCCGATCCCCACCTGATCGCCTCGGCCCAGCGGCGCGCGAGCGAACGCGGCTCGACGGCGAGCTTCGCCACCGGGGACGCCTACGGCCTGCCCTTCGGCAACGACAGCTTCGACGCGGTGCTCTGCGAACGGGTGTTCCAGCACCTCACCGCGCCGGCCAGGGCGGCGACCGAACTCGCGCGCGTCCTGCGGCCGGGTGGCCGCGTCGTCGTGGTCGACAGCGACTGGGCGACCGCGATCGTGCACCCCGGCGACCCGCGGGTGGTGCGCGCGGTCATCGAGACGCTGATCTCCTCGACCACGAATCCACTGTCCGGGCGCAGGCTGCCCGGTCTGCTCAGCGGCGCCGGGCTGGTCGTCGACGAGATCGGCTCGCACGCGCTGGTCCAGGACCGCAGCGTGGGCGCGGGCGCCCTGGTCAGCCGGATCGCCGGGCTGGCGGTGCTGCGCGGGGTGATCACGCCGGCCGAACGCGATCAGCTGGTGGCCGACCTGCAGGCCGGCGCCGACCGCGGTGACGTGCACATCTCGGTGACCATGTTCGGCGTGCTGGCCCACAAACCCCGCTGA
- a CDS encoding HhH-GPD-type base excision DNA repair protein, which translates to MTRTLCLAQEAEADELLSTDDFALLLGMLLDQQYPMEHAFRGPRKLAERMGGFDLRRIAEADPAEFEELAATPPAIHRYGRSMARRAQALAQYVIEHYDGVPANIWTAGDPDGKEVLRRLQDLPGFGAQKAKIFLALLGKQRDVRPTGWRKAAGNYGDEGSRRSVADVVDAETLAEVREFKKQAKAAAKSAP; encoded by the coding sequence ATGACTCGTACGCTGTGTCTGGCGCAGGAAGCCGAGGCCGACGAACTTCTCAGCACCGATGATTTCGCATTGCTGCTGGGAATGCTGCTCGATCAGCAGTACCCGATGGAGCACGCGTTTCGCGGGCCGCGCAAACTCGCCGAGCGAATGGGTGGATTCGACCTGCGCCGGATCGCCGAAGCCGACCCGGCCGAATTCGAGGAACTCGCCGCCACCCCGCCCGCCATCCACCGCTACGGCCGGTCGATGGCCCGCCGCGCCCAGGCGCTGGCCCAGTACGTGATCGAGCATTACGACGGCGTACCAGCGAATATCTGGACCGCGGGCGACCCCGACGGCAAGGAAGTACTGCGCAGGTTGCAGGACCTGCCCGGCTTCGGGGCGCAGAAGGCCAAGATCTTCCTCGCCCTGCTCGGCAAGCAACGTGACGTACGTCCCACCGGCTGGCGAAAAGCGGCCGGAAACTATGGCGACGAGGGCTCGCGGCGTTCGGTCGCCGACGTCGTCGACGCCGAAACCCTCGCCGAAGTACGGGAATTCAAGAAGCAGGCCAAAGCCGCCGCGAAGTCCGCTCCGTGA